Proteins co-encoded in one Brassica rapa cultivar Chiifu-401-42 chromosome A02, CAAS_Brap_v3.01, whole genome shotgun sequence genomic window:
- the LOC103853073 gene encoding proteasome subunit beta type-3-A — MSIFEYNGSAVVAMVGKNCFAIASDRRLGVQLQTIATDFKRISKIHDHLFIGLSGLATDVQTLYQRLVFRHKLYQLREERDMKPETFASLVSAILYEKRFGPYLCQPVIAGLGEDDKPFICTMDSIGAKELAKDFVVSGTASESLYGACEAMYKPDMEAEELFETISQALLSSVDRDCLSGWGGHVYVVTPNEIKERILKGRMD; from the exons ATGTCG ATCTTCGAGTACAACGGAAGTGCCGTGGTGGCTATGGTAGGGAAGAACTGCTTCGCTATAGCAAGTGATCGAAGGCTCGGTGTGCAGTTACAGACCATCGCTACGGATTTCAAGAGAATCTCGAAGATCCACGATCATCTCTTCATCGGCCTTTCCGGTCTCGCCACTGATGTCCAGACACT GTACCAGAGACTCGTGTTTCGTCATAAGTTGTATCAGCTTCGGGAAGAGAGAGACATGAAGCCTGAGACTTTCGCTAGTCTTGTCTCCGCCATTCTTTATGAGAAAAG GTTTGGTCCATACTTGTGCCAACCTGTGATTGCTGGATTGGGAGAAGATGATAAACCTTTCATTTGCACTATGGATTCCATTGGAGCCAA GGAGTTGGCTAAAGATTTTGTTGTGTCTGGAACTGCTTCAGAATCACTATATGGTGCCTGTGAAGCCATGTACAAACCAGATATG gaAGCTGAGGAATTGTTTGAGACAATTTCACAAGCACTTCTCTCTTCAGTTGACCGCGATTGTCTGAGTGGTTGGGGAGGACATGTCTACGTTGT AACACCAAATGAAATCAAGGAGAGAATCCTCAAGGGAAGGATGGATTGA
- the LOC103853074 gene encoding NAC transcription factor 32, giving the protein MVKAGADLQFPPGFRFHPTDEELVLMYLCRKCASQPIAAPIITELDLYRYDAWDLPDMALYGEKEWYFFSPRDRKYPNGSRPNRAAGTGYWKATGADKPIGRPKPVGIKKALVFYSGKPPRGEKTNWIMHEYRLADVDRSVRKGNSLRLDDWVLCRIYNKKGVIEKRRSEVANGHVMAPVMLNFDKPELIGGGSSCSDQRVVSPEFRCEAKTEPSRWSNALEVPFNYVDAIADNEIVSRLLGGNQMWSTLDPLVVRQRTF; this is encoded by the exons ATGGTGAAAGCAGGGGCTGATTTGCAATTTCCACCGGGATTTAGATTTCATCCGACGGACGAGGAGCTCGTCCTCATGTATCTCTGCCGTAAATGCGCGTCGCAGCCGATCGCTGCTCCTATCATCACTGAACTCGATTTGTATAGATATGATGCTTGGGACCTTCCCG ACATGGCTTTGTACGGAGAAAAGGAGTGGTATTTTTTCTCACCGAGAGACCGGAAGTACCCAAATGGTTCAAGACCAAACCGGGCAGCTGGTACTGGCTATTGGAAAGCTACAGGTGCTGATAAACCAATCGGTCGTCCTAAACCGGTCGGTATAAAGAAGGCTCTAGTGTTTTATTCCGGAAAACCTCCGAGAGGAGAGAAAACCAATTGGATTATGCATGAATACCGGCTCGCAGACGTTGACCGGTCGGTTCGGAAGGGAAACAGTTTAAGG CTGGACGATTGGGTGTTGTGTCGTATATACAACAAGAAAGGTGTCATAGAGAAGCGACGGAGTGAGGTAGCGAACGGTCATGTGATGGCTCCGGTTATGTTAAACTTCGACAAACCGGAATTGATCGGCGGCGGGTCGAGCTGCTCGGACCAACGAGTAGTGTCTCCGGAGTTCAGGTGCGAGGCTAAGACCGAACCGAGTAGATGGAGCAACGCCCTCGAAGTTCCGTTTAATTACGTAGATGCCATCGCAGATAACGAGATTGTGTCGCGGCTATTGGGCGGGAACCAGATGTGGTCGACGCTTGATCCACTTGTTGTTCGGCAGAGAACTTTCTAA
- the LOC103853075 gene encoding replication factor C subunit 5, which translates to MTEITSAMDIDVEENHPRKPKDVAGGFGAPPQSKATPWVEKYRPQSLDDVAAHRDIVDTIDRLTNENKLPHLLLYGPPGTGKTSTILAVARKLYGPKFRNMILELNASDDRGIDVVRQQIQDFASTQSFSLGKSSVKLVLLDEADAMTKDAQFALRRVIEKYTKSTRFALIGNHVNKIIPALQSRCTRFRFAPLDPVHVSQRLKHVIEAEGLDVSESGLAALVRLSNGDMRKAMNILQSTHMASVKITEEEVYLCTGNPLPKDIEQISHWLLNESFAESYKKISEMKTRKGLAIVDIVREVTMFVFKIKMTSHVRVQLINDLADIEYRLGFGCNDKLQLGAIISTFTHARSALIAAAK; encoded by the exons ATGACTGAGATCACATCGGCGATGGACATCGACGTAGAGGAGAATCATCCTCGCAAGCCGAAAGACGTCGCCGGCGGCTTTGGTGCTCCGCCGCAGAGCAAGGCGACGCCTTGGGTCGAGAAGTACCGTCCTCAATCGCTAGACGACGTCGCAGCACATCGTGACATTGTTGATACGA TTGATAGGTTGACCAATGAGAACAAGTTGCCTCACCTTCTGCTCTATGGTCCTCCCGGTACAGGCAAAACATCCACCATTCTAGCCGTTGCCAGGAAACTTTATGGCCCCAAGTTCCGTAATATGATTCTTGAACTCAACGCCTCTGATGATAGAGGCATTGATGTTGTCAGGCAGCAGATTCAAGATTTCGCTAGCACTCAGAGCTTCTCTTT AGGAAAATCTTCGGTGAAGTTGGTTCTGCTAGACGAAGCAGATGCCATGACAAAAGATGCTCAGTTTGCTTTGCGTAGAG tgATTGAGAAGTACACAAAGAGTACTAGGTTTGCGCTCATCGGAAACCATGTCAACAAGATCATCCCAGCTTTACAGTCCAGATGTACCCGATTTAGATTTGCCCCTCTTGATCCTGTTCATGTGAGTCAACGTCTTAAACATGTCATAGAAGCTGAAGG GCTTGATGTGAGTGAGAGTGGTTTGGCGGCTCTTGTACGGCTGAGCAATGGAGACATGAGAAAAGCCATGAACATTTTGCAGTCAACGCATATGGCGTCAGTGAAAATTACAGAGGAAGAGGTTTACCTCTGCACAGGAAACCCATTGCCAAAGGACATTGAGCAGATATCTCATTGGCTTCTAAATGAATCATTTGCTGAAAGCTACAAAA AAATATCAGAAATGAAGACGAGAAAAGGACTTGCGATTGTTGATATCGTCAGAGAGGTTACCAT GTTTGTTTTTAAGATCAAGATGACTTCACATGTCAGAGTACAACTGATAAACGATTTGGCAGACATCGA GTACAGATTGGGTTTTGGATGCAACGACAAACTGCAGCTTGGAGCTATCATTTCTACTTTCACACACGCCAGGTCTGCTTTAATTGCTGCAGCAAAGTAA
- the LOC103853076 gene encoding protein disulfide isomerase-like 1-2, which produces MAFKGFALFSIVVLSIFASSRSEETETKEFVLTLDHSNFTETINKHDFIVVEFYAPWCGHCKSLAPEYEKAASELITHNPPLVLAKIDASEESNKGIANEYKIQGFPTIKILRNGGKSIQDYNGPREAPGIVSYVKKQSGPASSEIKTAADAAEVVGEKNVVAVGVFPKLSGEEFDSFIALAEKLRGDYDFAHTLDAKLLPRGDSSVAGPVVRLFKPFDELFVDSKDFNGEALEKFLKESSIPLVTVFDSDPSNRPYVASFFDSSATKVMMFVNFTGESAESLKSKFRKVATSYKGQDLSFLVGDAEGGKGALEYFGVEESQVPLVIIQTPDSKKYLKANVVVEEIESWMKDFKDGKVDVFKKSQPIPAENNEPVKVVVAETLDDIVLKSGKNVLIEFYAPWCGHCQKIAPILDEVALAFKNDPSVIIAKLDATANDIPSEPFDVKGFPTIYFRSVSGTVVAYEGNRTKEDFISFIEKNKPTTSHVEDTTSSTKTEEPKKIDDASDTKDEL; this is translated from the exons ATGGCGTTTAAAGGTTTCGCGTTGTTTTCGATCGTGGTCTTATCTATCTTTGCTTCTTCAAGAAGCGAAGAGACGGAGACGAAGGAGTTCGTCTTGACTCTAGACCACTCTAACTTTACCGAAACCATCAACAAGCATGACTTCATCGTCGTCGAGTTCTACGCCCCATG GTGTGGCCACTGCAAGAGCCTTGCTCCTGAG TACGAGAAGGCTGCATCAGAGTTGATCACCCATAACCCTCCCCTCGTTCTTGCCAAGATTGATGCTAGTGAGGAATCAAACAAAGGCATTGCAAACGAGTACAAGATTCAGGGCTTCCCCACTATCAAGATTTTGAGAAATGGAGGAAAGTCTATTCAAGATTACAACGGACCTCGTGAAGCTCCCGGTATTGTCTCTTATGTCAAGAAGCAAAGTGGACCTGCTTCATCTGAGATTAAGACAGCTGCTGATGCTGCTGAGGTTGTCGGTGAAAAGAATGTTGTTGCT GTTGGCGTGTTCCCTAAGTTATCCGGTGAGGAGTTTGATTCTTTCATAGCCCTTGCTGAGAAACTGCGCGGTGACTATGATTTTGCACACACTTTGGATGCCAAGCTTCTTCCTCGTGGAGACTCATCAGTGGCAGGACCTGTCGTGAGGCTTTTCAAGCCTTTCGATGAACTGTTTGTTGATTCCAAG GACTTCAATGGGGAAGCTCTAGAGAAGTTTCTCAAAGAGTCAAGCATTCCACTTGTCACAGTCTTTGACAGTGATCCAAGCAACCGTCCATATGTTGCATCATTCTTCGACAGCTCTGCCACTAAG GTAATGATGTTTGTCAACTTCACTGGAGAATCAGCTGAATCTTTAAAATCGAAGTTCCGTAAAGTTGCTACATCTTACAAAGGACAAGATCTTTCTTTCCTTGTTGGTGATGCTGAGGGCGGCAAAGGCGCCTTGGAG TACTTTGGAGTAGAAGAGAGCCAAGTTCCCCTTGTCATTATCCAGACTCCTGATAGCAAGAAGTACTTGAAAGCAAACGTTGTGGTTGAGGAGATTGAATCGTGGATGAAGGACTTTAAG GACGGGAAAGTTGATGTCTTCAAAAAATCTCAACCTATTCCAGCTGAGAACAACGAACCAGTGAAGGTTGTTGTAGCTGAGACCCTTGACGACATAGTGTTGAAGTCTGGAAAGAATG TCTTGATCGAATTCTATGCGCCATGGTGTGGACATTGCCAAAAAATTGCCCCTATCTTGGACGAAGTGGCTTTGGCGTTCAAGAACGACCCAAGTGTGATCATAGCAAAACTA GACGCAACCGCAAATGATATCCCAAGTGAACCCTTTGATGTGAAAGGTTTCCCAACCATTTACTTCAGATCAGTGAGTGGAACCGTTGTAGCGTACGAAGGAAACAGGACAAAGGAAGACTTCATAAGTTTCATTGAGAAGAACAAGCCAACAACTTCTCATGTTGAAGATACCACTAGTAGTACTAAAACTGAGGAACCTAAGAAGATTGATGATGCATCGGATACAAAAGACGAGCTGTAA
- the LOC103853077 gene encoding 26S proteasome non-ATPase regulatory subunit 2 homolog A — translation MASGPDPNSFGDGAKRDEATTKVPSKDPKKKDDKKEEDLSEEDLKLKQNLELYVERVQDPNPELQKAALESMRQEIRASTSSMTLLDRMPKRLSWLELGGSQRLCG, via the exons ATGGCTTCAGGTCCAGATCCGAACAGCTTTGGTGATGGTGCGAAGCGGGATGAAGCTACGACCAAGGTTCCTTCTAAGGATCCCAAGAAGAAGGATGATAAGAAAGAGGAAGATCTG TCTGAAGAGGACTTGAAACTGAAGCAGAACCTGGAGCTCTATGTTGAGAGGGTTCAAGACCCTAATCCTGAACTGCAGAAGGCTGCTCTCGAAAGCATGAG GCAGGAGATCCGTGCCTCAACAAGCTCCATGACGTTGTTAGACCGGATGCCAAAGAGGTTGTCATGGCTGGAACTTGGAGGTTCTCAAAGGCTTTGTGGTTAG
- the LOC103853078 gene encoding uncharacterized protein LOC103853078, protein MYRDTENDLRHDGEIGDVNRDDKVANDIYAKEDNGEDEDEVVDRYEHEIEQSVADFVDEEFIGRMTIPESSDEEEDEFVARDRRMKNKSFDRLSIGTTFYSGFEFKEAVLEYALSKARNIVQNRWDKTKLSFKCGIGGKCKWRVYCSYDKPRQCWLVKTRYKYHSCTPNGKCKLLKSPVIARIFLDKLREDSGLMPEKIQEQIKDIWKLVASRNQCQRGRLLALKWLEKEYADQFAHLRGYVREIEKTNPGSIVVLDTSRNAAGKDVFDRFYVCFEKLRSSWRGYCRPIIGLDGTFLKSEVKGILLTAVGRDANNQIYPVAWAVVQTENSDNWLWFVQRLKADLVLGDGSRFVLISDGSKVSISLLDFLISHLLISLIHHHYYLIQGLISCSEG, encoded by the coding sequence ATGTATAGGGACACTGAGAATGATCTAAGACATGATGGGGAAATAGGAGATGTAAACAGAGATGACAAAGTGGCGAACGACATCTATGCTAAAGAGGATAATGGTGAAGATGAAGACGAGGTTGTTGATCGATATGAACATGAGATTGAGCAATCAGTTGCTGATTTTGTTGATGAGGAGTTCATTGGTCGGATGACAATTCCAGAAAGCTCAGATGAAGAAGAGGACGAGTTTGTTGCAAGAGATAGAAGGATGAAAAACAAGTCTTTTGACAGATTGTCTATTGGAACAACTTTCTACTCAGGTTTCGAGTTCAAAGAGGCTGTATTAGAGTATGCTTTGAGTAAGGCGAGAAACATTGTGCAAAACAGATGGGATAAGACAAAGCTTAGTTTTAAGTGTGGTATTGGAGGTAAATGTAAATGGAGGGTTTACTGCTCATATGATAAGCCGAGACAGTGTTGGTTGGTGAAAACAAGATACAAGTACCATAGTTGTACTCCTAACGGGAAGTGCAAGCTTTTGAAAAGTCCTGTAATAGCAAGGATTTTTCTGGATAAACTGAGAGAAGACAGTGGTCTGATGCCAGAAAAAATCCAAGAGCAGATTAAGGATATTTGGAAACTAGTTGCATCAAGAAATCAGTGCCAGAGAGGAAGACTACTTGCTTTGAAATGGCTGGAAAAAGAGTATGCAGACCAATTTGCTCATCTCCGAGGTTATGTGAGAGAGATCGAGAAGACCAACCCAGGTAGTATTGTTGTGCTCGATACGTCTCGCAATGCTGCGGGTAAGGATGTTTTTGATCGCTTTTACGTATGTTTTGAGAAACTTAGAAGTTCATGGAGAGGGTATTGTCGGCCAATCATAGGGTTAGATGGAACTTTTTTAAAATCTGAGGTAAAAGGGATATTGCTTACTGCTGTTGGTCGTGATGCAAATAATCAGATTTATCCGGTTGCGTGGGCTGTAGTACAAACAGAAAACTCGGATAACTGGTTGTGGTTTGTTCAACGGCTGAAGGCTGATTTAGTTCTCGGTGATGGGAGCAGATTTGTTCTTATTTCTGATGGCTCAAAGGTAAGCATCTCATTACTGGACTTTCTCATTTCACATCTACTAATATCTCTAATACACCACCATTATTATTTGATTCAGGGTCTGATCAGTTGCAGTGAAGGCTGA
- the LOC103853080 gene encoding indole glucosinolate O-methyltransferase 1, with product MSNHLQDPLPNYPKPVLTEEEQEIDEKMVSLQAESIVNTVAFPMVLKAALELGVIDKIAAAGNNMWLSPYDIARSLPNKPTNPEAPVLLDRMLRLLVSHSILKCRMIECKENGRTGNMEMVYATEPVCKYFLKDSDGSGSLGSLFMLLHTEVFFKTWTNLKDVILEGRDAFSSAHGMQIFEYINSDRQFAEVFDRAMSEPSIMILKKVLEVYKGFEDVNTLVDVGGGSGTTLGLVTSKYPHIKGVNFDLPQVLTNAPSYPGVEHVSGDMFIEVPKGDAIFMKWILHDWSDELCIKLLKNCWKSLPENGKVIIVDLITPTKPKSGDFSSNYMFGMDMLMLTQCSGGKERSFSQLENLAFGSGFLRCEVVCGVHSYSVIEFHK from the exons ATGTCAAACCATCTTCAAGACCCCTTACCCAATTACCCTAAGCCGGTTTTAACCGAAGAAGAGCAAGAAATCGACGAGAAAATGGTGAGCTTGCAAGCAGAGAGTATCGTCAACACCGTGGCTTTCCCCATGGTTCTCAAAGCTGCCTTGGAGCTTGGCGTCATTGACAAGATCGCTGCAGCAGGCAACAACATGTGGCTCTCACCGTATGATATAGCCCGTAGTCTCCCTAACAAACCCACCAACCCGGAGGCGCCAGTGTTGCTTGACCGGATGCTGCGGTTACTCGTCAGCCACTCGATCTTGAAGTGCCGTATGATAGAATGTAAAGAAAACGGCCGAACCGGAAATATGGAGATGGTATATGCAACCGAACCGGTTTGCAAGTACTTCTTGAAAGATAGTGATGGTTCTGGTTCTCTTGGTTCTCTGTTTATGTTGCTCCACACCGAAGTGTTTTTCAAGACTTG GACAAACCTTAAAGATGTGATACTAGAAGGAAGAGATGCATTTAGCTCTGCCCACGGAATGCAAATTTTTGAATACATTAATTCAGATAGACAATTTGCTGAAGTGTTTGATCGTGCCATGTCAGAACCTTCCATCATGATTTTGAAGAAGGTTCTAGAAGTTTACAAAGGATTTGAAGACGTTAACACTTTGGTGGATGTTGGAGGAGGAAGTGGCACTACATTAGGTCTAGTCACTTCCAAGTATCCTCATATTAAGGGAGTTAATTTTGACTTACCTCAGGTTTTAACCAATGCTCCATCTTATCCAG GAGTGGAGCATGTCTCTGGAGACATGTTTATAGAAGTTCCAAAAGGAGATGCAATATTTATGAaa TGGATACTACATGATTGGTCGGACGAGCTTTGTATAAAGCTTCTAAAAAATTGTTGGAAGAGCCTACCGGAAAATGGAAAAGTGATCATTGTAGATTTGATTACACCAACAAAACCAAAGAGTGGTGACTTTTCCTCTAACTATATGTTTGGTATGGACATGTTGATGCTAACACAATGCTCAGGTGGTAAAGAGAGATCGTTTTCGCAGTTGGAGAATTTAGCATTTGGTTCAGGTTTTCTTCGGTGTGAAGTTGTTTGTGGTGTCCATTCATATTCTGTTATCGAATTCCACAAATAG